The following are encoded in a window of Phaseolus vulgaris cultivar G19833 chromosome 3, P. vulgaris v2.0, whole genome shotgun sequence genomic DNA:
- the LOC137839448 gene encoding uncharacterized protein, which produces MTNLPIRNVLQKPDVAGRMVRWEVELSEFDVQYEPKGLIKGQAGSIWFLSVDGSSNQQGSGANIILEGPNGLLIEQALRFSFEDSNNQAEYEAMIAGMLLAKEMGAKSLLAKSDSLLITGQVTGEYKAKDPQMATYLEYAKILKETFAVFEPVHTPKVQNALTCWRSSPV; this is translated from the exons atgacgaacctccctattCGCAATGTCTtacagaagcccgatgtggcaggtCGGATGGTGCGTTGGGAGGTTGAGTTATCAGAGTTTGATGTGCAATATGAACCAAAGGGACTTATCAAAGGGCAG gcaggatcaatatgGTTCCTCTCCGTGGACGGGTCCTCCAACCAACAGGGTAGTGGGGCTAACATCATTCTAgaaggaccaaatgggttgttgatcgagcaggccctacgATTTTCCTTCGAGGATAGTAACAACCAAGCTGAATATGAGGCcatgatcgcaggaatgttactagccaaggagatgggtgctAAGAGTTTGCTGGCGAAGAGTGATTCCCTGTTAATAACGGGCCAGGTTACGGGAGAATATAAGGCCaaagaccctcagatggccACATACCTAGAGTATGCCAAAATCTTGAAAGAGACTTTCGCGGTGTTCGAACCAGTACACACCCCTAAAGTGCAGAATGCTCTGACTTGCTGGCGAAGCTCGCCAGTttag